In one Epinephelus moara isolate mb chromosome 6, YSFRI_EMoa_1.0, whole genome shotgun sequence genomic region, the following are encoded:
- the dctn3 gene encoding dynactin subunit 3 has protein sequence MDKKLEVDNLEMRLQALEGRLYGERRNKSGKPVKCAESLARIQAGLTNTANKRERVKILHKKIEDLLKYLDPQFTDHITVPDAMKLEFILAEEDFLLSQAALLEQVSTLQPLLDSTYIRDVPEHATKLQRLSQIHIKEQDQSEAQSQEVKRLFEEYNKMMFLLSKQFTQWDETLRKLEEAKGIRPVE, from the exons ATGGATAAAAAACTAGAGGTGGATAATCTGGAGATGCGTCTTCAGGCGCTGGAGGGTCGTTTATACGGCGAGAGGAGAAACAAAAGTGGAAAACCCGTCAAG TGTGCCGAGTCTTTGGCCAGGATCCAGGCAGGTCTGACAAACACAGCCAACAAGAGAGAACGAGTGAAGATCCTGCACAAGAAGA TTGAGGACCTGCTGAAGTACCTGGACCCCCAGTTCACTGATCACATCACTGTACCTGATGCCATGAAGCTGGAGTTCATTCTTGCCG AGGAGGACTTCCTGCTTTCCCAGGCTGCTTTGCTGGAGCAGGTCAGCACCTTGCAGCCACTGTTGGACAGCACCTACATCAGAG ATGTTCCAGAACACGCCACCAAGCTGCAGCGTCTGTCACAGATTCACATCAAAGAGCAG GACCAAAGTGAGGCTCAGTCCCAGGAAGTGAAGAGGCTTTTTGAAGAATACAACAAAATG ATGTTCCTGCTGTCCAAGCAGTTCACTCAGTGGGACGAGACCCTGAGGAAGCTGGAGGAGGCCAAAGGCATTCGGCCCGTGGAGTAG